A single window of Candidatus Dadabacteria bacterium DNA harbors:
- a CDS encoding molybdopterin-dependent oxidoreductase, which yields MSRKEDKTKNGMKRRDFLKVIGVAGGTAAVAGSCSEPVEQIIPYVIPPENVIPGVPKFYATTCRECSSGCGLVVKNREGRAIKVEGNPESPINKGKTCAMGQASLQGLYNPDRVRSPLVLNTEIQRLQAIGWERGEAILAEKLNSLGSGKIVYLSNNVSGTYSKFVSEFLRPLRGKHYVYEAFSHEPIRKANSIVFGRDEIPSYRIDKADYLLSFGADYLETWLSAVSNSIGYSKLRDIDHGKTGKVVHIEPRSGMTASNADTWIAAKPGTEQYLALAIANVMISRGLNKVAPGLIARMVSGYTPEKVAALTEVSSDTIEKIARDFATSKSLAIGGGAANTGSNATETIVAVNMLNYLAGNIGKTVDFSDPLSISDASSFSDMKKLVEEMRSGEVEILIVHNTNPVFTLPGELKVAEALEKVPFVVSLSPFLDETSEKAHLVLPESTSFESWGDYSPKKSTTGITQPVMRPVFNTKSAGDALISVSKNVEALKNTFAEKKYYDYLRSAWKKRAAALSPGTGFERFWEKLLVKGSVTTTPAPVNVALSSRISSVSFRDPQFRGEGDFHLIAYPSHRFLDGRGANKPWLQELPDALTTSVWDSWLEINPTVAAKMGLEDGSYVKVDTPGGSFEVQVFVYEGIRPDTIAVPIGQGHTSYGRYAKGRGVNPFALLSAATDALSGGPSLLSTKANVSSLRKRDLLVRTQYTKSQGDRHVAKTVALDQIGHHNGAHGEHHSEHPDFYPEKEYSKYRWGMAIDLNKCTGCGACVTACSAENNIPFVGKKQIAKRREMNWIRIERFFEKNSDGSLDVRFLPMLCQQCGNAPCEPVCPVFATYHNHEGLNGMIYNRCVGTRYCANNCTYKVRRFNWYTYKFPEPLNWQLNPDVTVRSKGIMEKCTFCVQRISYGKDLAKDEGRLLRDREVLTACEQACPSDAIVFGNLLDDKSRASVLSEDERGYKVLEVVNTKPAITYLKKVKQERV from the coding sequence ATGTCTCGGAAAGAAGATAAAACAAAAAACGGCATGAAGAGAAGAGATTTCCTGAAAGTGATCGGGGTAGCTGGTGGTACGGCAGCCGTTGCCGGAAGCTGCTCGGAGCCGGTGGAACAGATAATTCCTTACGTTATTCCTCCTGAAAACGTTATTCCCGGAGTACCCAAGTTCTACGCGACGACTTGCAGGGAGTGCTCGTCGGGATGCGGTCTCGTGGTGAAAAACCGCGAGGGACGTGCCATCAAGGTTGAAGGCAACCCCGAGAGTCCTATAAACAAGGGAAAGACATGCGCCATGGGCCAGGCATCCCTACAGGGGCTCTACAATCCCGACAGGGTCCGTTCCCCGCTTGTACTCAACACTGAGATCCAGAGACTTCAGGCCATAGGCTGGGAGCGGGGAGAAGCAATCCTCGCGGAAAAACTGAATTCCCTCGGCTCGGGCAAGATTGTCTATCTGAGCAATAACGTTTCGGGAACTTACTCGAAGTTCGTTTCGGAATTCCTGAGACCTCTTCGAGGAAAGCACTACGTTTACGAGGCTTTCTCACACGAACCCATCAGAAAGGCTAATTCAATTGTTTTCGGAAGAGACGAGATCCCTTCCTACAGGATAGACAAGGCGGACTACCTTCTTTCATTCGGAGCTGATTATCTTGAAACGTGGCTTTCTGCGGTTTCAAACTCCATAGGATATTCAAAGCTAAGAGACATAGATCACGGAAAAACCGGCAAGGTCGTTCATATAGAGCCGCGCTCCGGGATGACCGCTTCAAACGCCGATACGTGGATTGCGGCGAAACCGGGCACAGAGCAGTACCTCGCTCTCGCGATTGCCAACGTTATGATTTCAAGGGGGCTTAACAAGGTTGCCCCCGGGCTGATAGCCAGGATGGTTTCAGGATACACGCCCGAGAAAGTCGCGGCGCTCACCGAAGTGTCCTCGGACACAATAGAGAAAATCGCCCGGGACTTTGCTACCTCAAAAAGCCTGGCGATAGGGGGCGGGGCGGCCAACACGGGATCAAACGCCACCGAGACCATTGTTGCCGTGAACATGCTTAACTACCTTGCCGGAAACATCGGCAAGACGGTTGATTTCTCGGACCCTCTTTCAATCTCGGATGCAAGCAGCTTCAGCGACATGAAGAAGCTGGTGGAGGAAATGAGGTCAGGTGAGGTGGAAATTCTCATCGTTCATAACACAAACCCGGTTTTCACGCTTCCCGGGGAACTGAAAGTCGCCGAAGCACTTGAAAAAGTTCCGTTTGTCGTAAGCCTCTCTCCATTTCTTGACGAGACTTCCGAGAAGGCGCATCTCGTACTTCCCGAAAGCACTTCCTTTGAGAGCTGGGGAGACTACAGCCCGAAAAAGAGCACAACCGGCATCACTCAGCCCGTCATGAGACCGGTTTTCAATACTAAATCCGCGGGCGACGCGCTGATCTCCGTTTCAAAGAATGTTGAGGCGCTTAAAAACACGTTTGCCGAGAAAAAATACTACGACTACCTGAGAAGCGCCTGGAAGAAGAGGGCTGCGGCTCTCTCTCCCGGAACAGGCTTCGAGAGATTCTGGGAAAAACTTCTTGTAAAAGGTTCTGTGACGACCACTCCCGCACCCGTCAATGTAGCTCTTTCATCCAGGATAAGTTCCGTTTCTTTCCGCGATCCGCAGTTCCGCGGAGAAGGGGATTTTCACCTGATTGCCTATCCGTCCCACAGGTTTCTTGACGGAAGGGGGGCGAACAAGCCATGGCTTCAGGAACTTCCCGATGCTCTTACCACTTCGGTATGGGACTCTTGGCTTGAGATAAATCCCACCGTCGCGGCGAAAATGGGTCTTGAGGACGGTTCTTACGTCAAGGTCGATACCCCCGGGGGAAGTTTCGAGGTGCAGGTTTTCGTCTACGAGGGAATAAGGCCGGATACGATTGCCGTTCCGATCGGGCAGGGACACACTTCCTACGGAAGGTACGCGAAGGGAAGAGGCGTGAACCCCTTTGCTCTGCTGTCTGCGGCTACCGACGCGCTTTCAGGCGGGCCCTCGCTGCTTTCAACCAAGGCGAACGTTTCATCCCTCAGAAAAAGAGACCTGCTTGTAAGGACACAGTACACGAAAAGCCAGGGAGACCGCCACGTCGCCAAGACTGTCGCCCTTGACCAGATTGGCCATCATAACGGCGCCCATGGAGAGCACCACTCGGAGCACCCTGACTTCTACCCGGAAAAAGAATATTCCAAGTACAGATGGGGAATGGCCATAGACCTTAATAAGTGCACCGGTTGCGGAGCCTGCGTGACCGCGTGTTCCGCGGAGAACAACATTCCCTTCGTAGGGAAGAAGCAGATTGCCAAGCGCCGCGAGATGAACTGGATTCGAATAGAGAGATTCTTTGAAAAAAACAGTGACGGAAGCCTTGACGTGAGGTTCCTGCCCATGCTCTGCCAGCAGTGCGGAAACGCACCTTGTGAGCCCGTATGTCCGGTTTTCGCGACTTACCACAACCACGAGGGCCTAAACGGCATGATATACAACCGCTGCGTGGGCACCAGATACTGCGCGAACAACTGCACCTACAAGGTAAGAAGGTTCAACTGGTATACCTACAAGTTTCCCGAGCCTCTTAACTGGCAGCTTAATCCCGACGTGACTGTAAGATCGAAGGGAATCATGGAAAAATGCACCTTCTGCGTTCAGAGGATAAGTTACGGGAAGGATCTCGCCAAGGATGAAGGAAGGCTTCTTCGCGACAGAGAGGTTCTTACTGCCTGCGAGCAGGCGTGTCCGAGCGACGCTATAGTGTTCGGCAACCTGCTTGACGACAAAAGCAGGGCGTCTGTGCTGTCCGAGGACGAAAGGGGTTACAAGGTTCTCGAGGTGGTGAACACCAAGCCCGCGATTACCTATCTTAAGAAAGTGAAACAGGAAAGAGTTTGA